A part of Methanomassiliicoccales archaeon genomic DNA contains:
- a CDS encoding glycosyltransferase family 4 protein, which translates to MGESLRIVQVNPFYYPFRGGIEHRIHNISKRLATKHEVHVLTAQLPDTTPREIIDGYEVVRLPSRFYGNYNPPYVSTPGLMEALEELRPDIVDLHYRWAPSYTRLARKYQGRKVFTFHNTFGEGAGLTRLPSLVNDHLWLKHLGKFEKVVCISEFIRNDLIRRGLCQERLITIPNGVDLPDGDIKIEEKDFILFVGRLVGTKGLPYLVRAMKHIDSRLVIVGGGPEEKRLKALISRTGLGSKIEMTGKVSEDRKKELLASCKLFVMPSLFESYGIAVAEAMSYGKAIVATDVGGLPEVVGQGGLLCRPRDATDLADKVNQLLSDERERMIKGMDAREHVNKFSWDFIANKYEGLINQMEHLIY; encoded by the coding sequence ATGGGAGAGAGCCTCAGGATCGTCCAGGTGAACCCTTTCTATTATCCGTTCCGAGGTGGGATAGAGCATCGGATACATAACATCAGTAAAAGGCTTGCAACGAAGCACGAGGTTCACGTGCTCACGGCACAGCTCCCAGATACGACACCGAGGGAGATCATTGATGGTTATGAGGTCGTCAGGCTCCCTTCGAGATTCTATGGGAATTACAATCCTCCTTATGTGTCCACGCCTGGCCTGATGGAGGCATTGGAGGAGCTCAGACCAGATATCGTTGATCTTCATTACAGGTGGGCGCCCAGCTATACCAGGCTGGCGAGGAAGTATCAAGGGAGGAAGGTGTTCACATTCCATAACACCTTCGGCGAGGGGGCCGGGCTGACCAGGCTCCCTTCCCTGGTCAACGATCATTTATGGCTAAAGCATCTGGGCAAATTCGAGAAGGTGGTCTGCATCAGCGAATTCATCAGGAACGACCTTATCAGAAGGGGGCTCTGCCAGGAAAGATTGATCACAATACCAAATGGCGTGGACCTGCCAGACGGTGATATTAAAATTGAAGAGAAGGACTTCATCTTATTCGTCGGCAGGCTTGTTGGGACCAAGGGCCTTCCATACCTGGTCAGGGCGATGAAGCACATTGATTCGAGATTGGTCATCGTCGGGGGAGGGCCAGAGGAGAAAAGATTAAAAGCGCTGATCTCAAGGACCGGGCTGGGATCGAAGATCGAGATGACAGGAAAGGTCTCAGAAGATCGTAAGAAAGAGCTGCTGGCTTCCTGTAAGCTTTTTGTCATGCCCTCCCTTTTTGAATCTTACGGGATAGCCGTGGCAGAGGCAATGTCCTATGGTAAGGCGATAGTCGCCACGGACGTTGGCGGCCTACCGGAAGTGGTAGGCCAGGGAGGGCTCTTGTGCCGACCGAGAGATGCAACGGACCTGGCAGATAAGGTAAATCAGCTTTTGTCGGACGAAAGGGAGAGGATGATTAAAGGAATGGATGCGCGAGAGCATGTTAATAAATTTTCTTGGGACTTTATTGCCAATAAATATGAAGGATTGATAAATCAAATGGAACACTTGATATATTGA
- the cas3 gene encoding CRISPR-associated helicase Cas3' — protein sequence MRNEYLLWAKAEKNNPNNYHPLLYHLIDSSSVAFEMWERCICRSTRTKISKFLNLNENEARAWVAFLTGCHDIGKATPAFQKKIETLKRELEDNGLIFFNGNRHHSLLSQHIVQSHFSGIIENNLLDIFSAAIGAHHGIYLSIGDLQYIDYNDLGDNSWREIRSSFLQNLSDLYLGDCISKPHILEQDFTNPFLIIISGIISVADWIASSEEFFPYKQEILSPKDYAEKSKIQAKNALTALNWPEIQEFHVPNTFRELFPKIETPFPLQVEVENISNMLSRPGMVIIEAPMGEGKTEAALYLMENWNYRTGNSGLYLALPTMATANQMFQRLQDYFLSIPITIKRNIALVHGHAVISNRHLTLSVTNILDEIEDSLSISEWFTYRKRGLLSPFGAGTIDQTFLGVMPTKHFFVRLFGMAGKTVIFDEVHAYDVYMSQILERELEWLSALGSNVIILSATLPKERLSNLIAAYGGETHDFLYEKYPRLTIVLESHTQMHHFPSASELGIRNTLNISLQWLPDDIEKIVEKALQQISSGGFIAVLCNTVKYAQSVYQAFKLVIEKDIEIYLLHSRFPYEDRANREKICLSLYGKNERDANRKCILVTTQIVEQSLDLDFDVIITQLAPIDLLLQRFGRLHRHERKNRPKILREPRAFIIKPLVNYKGKIDFGDTSKIYSNYVLMRTMAVLNSLSKIIIPNDIDNLVEAVYGKIAPKMPLEWCEDFEVAEKEYLKVREEYKALAEKNIIFPPDYRDLISFPLEYLEEDNQNIHQSLQALTRISSPSINLICLFKIGTNVYVDRFGEILADINDTSDNNVARLLLRAVSINNPYVICHFNKNVETPDSWKKNVILKNHKPLIFSENEMKGRFTYRCEGAFIILDEDLGILIE from the coding sequence ATGAGAAATGAATATTTATTATGGGCAAAGGCGGAGAAAAATAATCCTAACAATTACCATCCTCTTCTTTATCATTTAATAGATTCCTCATCTGTAGCCTTTGAAATGTGGGAGAGGTGTATATGCAGGTCCACTCGAACTAAAATTTCAAAATTTTTAAATCTAAATGAAAATGAAGCGAGGGCATGGGTAGCTTTTCTAACAGGTTGCCATGATATAGGTAAAGCAACGCCAGCATTTCAAAAAAAAATTGAAACACTAAAAAGGGAATTAGAAGACAATGGTTTAATTTTTTTTAATGGAAATCGTCATCATAGCTTACTATCACAGCATATTGTTCAATCACATTTTTCAGGAATAATCGAAAATAATCTTTTAGATATATTTTCAGCTGCGATAGGAGCTCACCACGGCATTTATCTTTCGATCGGAGACCTTCAATATATTGATTATAATGATTTAGGAGACAATTCCTGGAGAGAGATAAGATCTTCATTTTTGCAAAATCTCTCTGATTTATATTTAGGTGATTGCATCTCGAAACCACATATTCTTGAGCAAGATTTCACAAACCCCTTTTTGATTATTATCAGCGGTATAATTTCGGTAGCTGATTGGATAGCATCATCTGAAGAATTCTTTCCATACAAACAAGAAATACTATCTCCGAAAGATTATGCTGAAAAATCCAAAATCCAAGCCAAGAATGCCTTGACTGCACTAAATTGGCCTGAAATCCAAGAATTTCATGTACCAAATACTTTTCGTGAGTTGTTCCCTAAAATTGAGACGCCTTTCCCTTTGCAGGTCGAGGTGGAAAACATATCAAATATGCTGAGTAGACCAGGCATGGTTATTATCGAAGCCCCGATGGGGGAGGGAAAGACTGAAGCAGCATTATATTTAATGGAGAACTGGAATTACAGAACAGGAAATTCTGGTCTATATCTTGCTTTACCAACGATGGCCACTGCAAATCAAATGTTCCAAAGACTCCAAGATTATTTTTTAAGTATACCGATCACCATAAAACGAAATATTGCATTGGTCCACGGTCACGCCGTCATATCAAATCGCCACCTAACCCTATCAGTGACAAATATTCTCGATGAAATTGAAGATTCTCTTTCCATATCAGAGTGGTTTACATATCGGAAGCGGGGTTTATTATCTCCATTTGGAGCAGGTACTATTGATCAGACATTTTTAGGTGTGATGCCAACCAAGCACTTTTTTGTTCGATTATTTGGGATGGCTGGAAAGACCGTAATTTTTGATGAGGTCCACGCCTACGATGTTTACATGTCTCAAATTTTGGAAAGGGAGTTGGAATGGTTATCCGCTTTAGGATCAAATGTAATAATTTTATCCGCGACTCTCCCTAAGGAACGTTTAAGCAATCTTATAGCTGCGTATGGGGGTGAAACACACGACTTTTTATATGAAAAATATCCCAGATTAACTATAGTATTGGAAAGTCACACGCAGATGCATCATTTCCCTTCTGCTTCTGAGTTAGGAATTAGAAATACATTAAACATCAGTCTTCAATGGTTACCAGATGATATAGAGAAAATAGTTGAAAAAGCTCTACAGCAAATATCATCCGGTGGATTCATAGCGGTATTATGCAACACTGTGAAGTATGCCCAATCAGTTTATCAGGCCTTTAAATTAGTGATTGAGAAAGATATTGAAATTTACTTGTTGCATTCGCGTTTTCCTTATGAAGATCGTGCCAACCGTGAAAAAATCTGTTTATCTTTGTATGGTAAAAATGAGAGAGATGCTAATCGAAAATGTATATTAGTCACTACTCAAATCGTTGAACAAAGCCTTGACTTAGATTTCGATGTGATAATTACACAGCTGGCACCAATTGATTTATTATTACAAAGATTTGGGAGATTGCATCGCCATGAAAGAAAAAACCGTCCTAAAATCCTTAGAGAGCCGAGAGCATTCATCATCAAACCGCTCGTTAATTACAAAGGGAAAATTGATTTTGGGGACACTTCGAAAATATATTCTAATTATGTACTCATGCGTACCATGGCCGTGCTCAATAGCCTATCTAAAATAATTATTCCAAACGATATTGACAATCTTGTAGAGGCTGTGTACGGTAAAATAGCACCAAAAATGCCTTTGGAATGGTGTGAAGATTTTGAAGTTGCCGAGAAGGAATATTTAAAGGTAAGGGAAGAGTATAAAGCATTGGCCGAGAAAAATATTATTTTTCCTCCAGACTATCGCGATTTAATATCATTCCCATTGGAATATTTAGAGGAGGACAACCAAAATATACATCAATCCCTACAGGCTTTGACAAGAATTAGTTCACCATCAATCAACTTAATTTGTCTGTTTAAAATCGGAACTAATGTGTACGTAGATCGTTTCGGTGAAATTTTAGCAGATATTAATGACACCAGCGACAACAATGTCGCTCGATTGCTGTTGCGAGCCGTTTCAATAAATAATCCATATGTGATATGCCATTTTAACAAGAATGTAGAAACTCCTGATTCATGGAAAAAAAATGTAATTTTAAAAAATCATAAGCCCCTCATTTTTTCTGAAAACGAAATGAAAGGCAGATTTACTTATAGGTGCGAAGGCGCGTTCATTATACTCGATGAGGATTTAGGAATACTAATAGAATAG
- the casA gene encoding type I-E CRISPR-associated protein Cse1/CasA, translating into MLQASYNLVHESWIPCELLDGKIKCVSLEEIFNFHEQIFDIRHHSPLVRMAVYRLLITIVERCEEPRDTLMLSKIWKNGLDIKKIIDYLNTWKHRFDIFDEERPFYQVPQFRVGSPTTIRKLMHEKASHNNATLFDHSFDEDIFSISPAESALLLLANQSYAVGGGKSSTADNFRDAPLVGKVPLVLKGKNLGETIRLNLINYDSKQPKVLLTGASGFSDFDLPAWEADQPSAASTKREVRGLLDYYTWQSRAIRLLPELGNGNISVSRMYFSQGVELGDLSKQIIRDPMVPYVYNKKSGIRPEKLDISKSQWRSLPALLHSVPGQIIMPKTIDTVSLLINRGILKKDARLGLEILGLYNNEAKINQWSQSIIPLPSKFIVDNSLLSEMDLAIKNCEAAGNILRKAIDNLTINNGSDANHKQIKSSRDSLNVERVYWSRLESQFYELMDQLASEELPKGAHQRNEMLKKWFVETVHKNAKECFEEYSRSLEVNPKNLKALVTTRLKFYKNLKLEIKNI; encoded by the coding sequence TTGTTGCAGGCCAGTTATAATCTCGTTCATGAAAGTTGGATACCTTGTGAGTTATTAGACGGTAAAATAAAATGTGTTAGTTTAGAAGAAATTTTTAACTTTCATGAACAGATATTCGATATAAGGCACCATTCCCCATTGGTCAGAATGGCCGTTTATCGTCTGTTGATTACAATCGTAGAAAGATGTGAGGAACCTAGAGATACATTAATGTTGTCTAAAATCTGGAAAAACGGTCTTGATATTAAAAAGATTATTGACTATCTTAACACTTGGAAACATCGCTTCGACATCTTCGATGAAGAGCGTCCATTTTATCAAGTTCCTCAATTCAGAGTAGGTTCACCTACTACAATACGGAAGTTAATGCATGAGAAGGCAAGCCATAATAACGCAACTTTATTCGATCACAGTTTTGATGAAGATATTTTTTCAATAAGTCCCGCCGAGTCTGCCTTATTACTATTAGCAAACCAATCTTATGCGGTAGGAGGGGGAAAAAGCTCTACAGCCGATAATTTCAGGGACGCACCTTTGGTTGGAAAGGTACCCTTGGTATTAAAAGGGAAAAATCTTGGAGAAACTATCAGACTGAATTTAATCAATTACGACTCTAAGCAACCAAAGGTATTATTGACAGGGGCCTCGGGGTTTAGTGATTTTGATCTTCCCGCATGGGAGGCAGATCAACCCTCGGCAGCCAGTACGAAGAGAGAAGTTAGAGGGTTGCTGGATTATTATACCTGGCAGTCGAGAGCTATACGATTACTGCCGGAATTAGGTAATGGTAATATCTCAGTAAGTAGAATGTATTTTTCCCAGGGGGTTGAACTAGGTGACTTGTCAAAACAAATTATTAGAGACCCTATGGTACCATATGTTTACAACAAGAAGTCAGGCATAAGGCCGGAAAAATTAGATATCTCAAAATCCCAATGGCGTTCTCTGCCAGCTTTATTGCACTCTGTGCCCGGTCAAATTATAATGCCGAAGACAATCGATACTGTTAGTCTATTAATAAATAGAGGGATATTAAAAAAAGATGCTAGATTAGGTCTTGAAATTCTAGGTCTTTATAACAATGAGGCAAAAATTAATCAATGGTCCCAATCGATTATACCTTTACCTTCGAAATTTATTGTGGATAATTCGCTCTTATCTGAAATGGACCTTGCAATAAAAAATTGTGAGGCTGCAGGCAATATATTGAGGAAAGCAATAGACAATTTAACTATTAATAATGGTTCGGATGCTAATCATAAACAAATTAAATCATCGAGGGATAGCTTGAATGTGGAAAGGGTTTATTGGTCTAGATTGGAGAGTCAATTCTATGAATTGATGGATCAATTAGCCAGTGAAGAATTGCCAAAGGGAGCCCATCAACGGAATGAGATGCTAAAAAAATGGTTTGTTGAAACAGTCCATAAAAATGCAAAAGAATGTTTTGAAGAATATTCAAGGAGTTTGGAAGTCAATCCAAAGAATCTCAAGGCTTTGGTGACAACAAGATTGAAGTTTTATAAAAATTTAAAATTGGAAATAAAAAATATTTGA
- the casB gene encoding type I-E CRISPR-associated protein Cse2/CasB: MEKKFKDERLLFVDFLISLKEQEKRSHLATLRKGTKGNPENMPQLYPIILPQLPPGMSKWREKVYFEIAALFSMHPEISDHGNLGNTFRELQQKKESMNIEKRFVAILRAHKDDLYGRLRQAISLAKSEDIGINWLQLLEDLENWNDRDSYVQKNWAKSFWGNASSY; the protein is encoded by the coding sequence TTGGAAAAAAAATTCAAAGATGAAAGGTTGTTGTTTGTAGATTTTTTAATATCATTGAAGGAACAAGAAAAACGTAGCCATTTAGCAACTTTACGGAAAGGTACAAAAGGGAATCCAGAAAATATGCCTCAACTTTATCCAATAATATTACCTCAATTGCCACCTGGGATGTCTAAATGGAGAGAGAAAGTATATTTTGAGATAGCAGCGTTATTCAGCATGCATCCAGAAATCTCAGACCACGGAAATTTGGGAAATACGTTTCGCGAATTACAACAAAAGAAAGAAAGCATGAATATAGAAAAAAGATTTGTAGCAATTTTGCGTGCTCACAAGGATGATTTATATGGCCGTCTTAGGCAGGCCATATCTTTGGCCAAATCTGAAGATATCGGAATAAATTGGTTACAATTATTGGAGGATCTAGAAAATTGGAATGATCGGGACAGTTATGTGCAAAAAAATTGGGCAAAATCATTTTGGGGGAATGCCAGTTCTTATTGA
- the cas7e gene encoding type I-E CRISPR-associated protein Cas7/Cse4/CasC, which yields MHIVQNFGPSCLNRDDTNSPKDCEFGGYRRARISSQCFKRAIRMNDVFKNTLKNNLAVRTKLLPKKLTEKLIENGRDPSSASKLAQEIVKNIFGELDKGKSKTLLFISNEEIDLLLNMINENWDELVKLMNENSLKENKNEKNNEKNSFDKKCSDLIKKSEIVKVSPDIALFGRMVAEGASWNVDAACQIAHAISTNIMNMEMDFYAAVDDLQSKEDNGAGMMGTIDFTSACYYRYSAINIPQLKENLRGDIELCKATLEAFIKASVIAVPSGKQTSMAAHDPPSLVLIIVREEGQPTSLTNAFVNPVHPSEEKSLIDLSIDQLDKYAGNIYDVYGKDGIRFIGALALGDPLLYNLIRHGAIKEPNIDSLLRKVVGAIKWA from the coding sequence ATGCACATTGTACAGAATTTTGGGCCAAGCTGTCTGAACAGAGATGATACCAACTCCCCTAAAGATTGTGAGTTTGGTGGATATCGTAGGGCTCGTATATCAAGTCAATGTTTTAAGAGAGCAATTCGTATGAATGATGTATTTAAGAACACCTTGAAAAACAATCTTGCAGTCAGAACTAAATTGTTACCAAAAAAATTGACGGAGAAGTTAATTGAAAATGGAAGAGACCCAAGTTCCGCTTCAAAATTGGCGCAAGAAATAGTCAAAAACATATTTGGTGAACTTGATAAGGGAAAGAGTAAAACACTTCTGTTTATAAGTAATGAAGAGATAGATTTATTATTAAATATGATAAATGAAAATTGGGACGAACTCGTAAAATTGATGAATGAAAATTCATTAAAAGAAAATAAGAATGAGAAGAATAATGAAAAAAATTCTTTTGATAAGAAATGCTCCGATCTGATTAAAAAAAGTGAAATCGTCAAAGTATCTCCTGATATTGCGTTGTTTGGTAGAATGGTCGCAGAAGGAGCGTCTTGGAATGTTGATGCCGCCTGCCAGATTGCTCATGCCATATCTACAAACATCATGAATATGGAAATGGATTTCTATGCAGCGGTGGACGATTTACAATCAAAAGAAGATAATGGCGCAGGCATGATGGGAACAATCGATTTCACCAGCGCCTGTTATTATCGTTACAGTGCCATCAACATCCCTCAACTAAAAGAGAATTTAAGAGGAGATATTGAACTTTGTAAAGCAACATTGGAGGCCTTTATTAAAGCATCTGTGATAGCTGTCCCATCTGGGAAACAAACATCCATGGCCGCTCATGACCCACCCAGTCTCGTTTTGATAATTGTTAGAGAGGAAGGGCAACCCACGTCCCTAACAAACGCATTTGTGAACCCTGTCCATCCAAGTGAAGAAAAATCATTGATCGATCTCAGTATTGATCAATTAGATAAATATGCTGGAAATATTTATGATGTTTATGGCAAAGATGGGATTAGATTTATTGGTGCATTGGCACTGGGAGACCCCCTACTATACAATCTAATAAGGCACGGAGCAATTAAAGAACCAAATATTGACAGTTTGTTGAGAAAAGTGGTTGGGGCAATCAAATGGGCGTAA
- the cas5e gene encoding type I-E CRISPR-associated protein Cas5/CasD, with translation MGVIILRLEGPMQSWGTYSHFTERDTGIEPSKSGVIGILCAALGRPRNANLEDLCSLRMTVLTVREGKIARDFHTTLNVPKANNPNRKDTVISNRYYLADACFLVFLEGDDALVNELLRALKNPKWGIYLGRKSFIPSAPVLFEDKIWSGGVEPVVEFALEKLNLKDKKKVRIIIESSSGDGEPRWDVPLSFAKRQFKVRYVRNEWRYLCEGKVNK, from the coding sequence ATGGGCGTAATTATCTTAAGGCTTGAAGGTCCGATGCAATCTTGGGGGACCTATAGCCACTTTACCGAGAGAGATACTGGCATCGAACCTTCAAAAAGCGGGGTCATTGGCATATTATGTGCTGCCCTTGGACGTCCTAGAAATGCCAATCTTGAAGATTTATGTTCTTTACGAATGACTGTATTGACGGTTAGGGAAGGGAAGATTGCCAGGGATTTTCATACAACATTAAATGTACCTAAGGCAAATAATCCAAATAGAAAAGATACTGTCATTTCCAATCGTTATTATCTAGCCGATGCCTGTTTCTTAGTTTTCTTAGAAGGGGATGATGCCTTAGTAAATGAATTGCTTAGAGCGTTAAAGAATCCCAAATGGGGGATTTATTTGGGAAGAAAATCATTCATACCAAGTGCCCCCGTTCTTTTTGAAGATAAAATTTGGTCAGGCGGAGTTGAACCCGTCGTAGAATTCGCGTTAGAGAAATTAAATTTAAAAGATAAAAAAAAGGTAAGAATAATAATTGAATCATCATCTGGAGATGGAGAGCCGCGTTGGGATGTCCCGCTATCTTTTGCTAAACGCCAATTTAAAGTCAGATATGTGCGTAATGAATGGAGATATCTCTGTGAAGGCAAGGTGAATAAATGA
- the cas6e gene encoding type I-E CRISPR-associated protein Cas6/Cse3/CasE encodes MKLFFSQLCLNPRCMQVLKEMDNRYELHRTLMKAFPEAEKGGPGRVLFRVEGTGKFGECSILIQSEKCPNWNKITVPDDYFSIPPRFKEVELYFNKGEKYRYRILANPTIKRNGTRLGIIDDSEQSNWLKRKAENGGFEVISELHTPMGFIRGQKGEKPITLSFYGVQFDGILRVREPQTFMATLKSGVGTAKGLGFGLLSLARVNGKV; translated from the coding sequence ATGAAGTTATTTTTCTCTCAGCTTTGTTTAAATCCTCGCTGTATGCAGGTGCTTAAGGAAATGGATAATCGATATGAATTACATCGGACCCTAATGAAAGCATTCCCCGAGGCAGAAAAAGGCGGGCCGGGCAGAGTACTCTTCAGGGTGGAAGGCACTGGAAAATTTGGTGAATGTTCAATTTTGATTCAATCTGAAAAGTGCCCGAACTGGAACAAGATTACAGTTCCAGATGATTATTTTTCAATCCCACCTAGGTTTAAAGAAGTAGAATTGTACTTCAACAAGGGAGAGAAATATCGTTATAGAATTTTAGCAAATCCAACCATAAAAAGAAATGGAACTCGTCTCGGAATCATTGACGATTCTGAGCAGAGCAATTGGTTAAAACGCAAAGCTGAAAATGGCGGTTTTGAGGTAATTAGTGAATTGCATACACCCATGGGCTTTATACGAGGCCAAAAAGGGGAAAAACCGATTACTTTAAGCTTCTACGGTGTTCAATTTGATGGTATATTGAGGGTCCGAGAACCCCAAACATTTATGGCAACTTTAAAATCTGGTGTGGGAACTGCGAAAGGGTTAGGGTTTGGTTTATTGTCTTTAGCCAGGGTGAATGGTAAAGTATGA
- the cas1e gene encoding type I-E CRISPR-associated endonuclease Cas1 has product MRIRDLHELPKFRDGLSYLYLEHCRIDQSENAIACRDLEGLVKIPCASLSLIMLGPGTSITHEAIKTIADNGCLVIWCGEEGVRFYAHGSGETRSSRRLLFQAEMCIDPIKRLEVVKRMYQIRFKGEEIDGLTVDELRGKEGIRVRGAYYRASKKYGVEWYGRNYERKNWSNADPVNRALSAANSCLYGLCHAAIVSLGYSPGLGFIHTGKQLSFVYDVADLYKTDLCIPIAFEKAVNPGPTLERDVRIRMRDLIRENHLLSRIVDDIETILDIGDDEELSENDYDSDAALPGPLWNYESVKTGKPC; this is encoded by the coding sequence ATGAGGATTCGAGATCTGCACGAGTTGCCCAAATTTCGTGATGGTCTTAGTTATTTATATCTGGAACATTGCCGTATAGACCAATCAGAGAATGCCATAGCTTGCAGAGATTTGGAAGGTTTGGTTAAGATTCCCTGCGCATCATTAAGCCTAATAATGCTTGGGCCAGGAACAAGCATAACCCATGAGGCGATTAAGACAATTGCAGATAATGGTTGTTTGGTCATTTGGTGTGGGGAAGAGGGGGTTCGATTCTATGCTCATGGTTCAGGAGAGACACGCTCCTCAAGAAGGTTACTATTCCAAGCGGAGATGTGTATCGATCCAATAAAAAGGCTTGAGGTCGTCAAACGCATGTATCAGATAAGATTCAAAGGGGAGGAAATCGATGGTCTGACAGTGGATGAATTAAGGGGAAAAGAGGGCATCAGGGTAAGAGGTGCATATTATAGAGCAAGTAAAAAATATGGTGTTGAATGGTATGGTAGAAATTATGAAAGGAAGAACTGGAGCAATGCAGATCCAGTAAATAGGGCTCTTTCAGCAGCTAATTCATGCCTGTACGGTCTATGTCATGCAGCTATAGTTTCCTTGGGATACTCACCGGGATTAGGATTCATCCACACAGGGAAACAATTATCGTTTGTATATGATGTGGCAGATTTATACAAGACTGATTTGTGCATCCCAATTGCATTTGAAAAAGCTGTAAATCCAGGTCCAACCTTGGAGAGGGATGTAAGAATACGTATGAGAGATTTAATTCGTGAGAATCATTTATTATCCAGAATAGTAGATGATATTGAAACCATTCTTGATATCGGAGACGATGAAGAATTATCAGAAAACGATTATGATTCAGATGCAGCTCTCCCTGGGCCTCTATGGAATTATGAATCAGTAAAGACGGGCAAACCATGTTGA
- the cas2e gene encoding type I-E CRISPR-associated endoribonuclease Cas2, with translation MLIMILESVPQSLRGELSRWMIEPRTGVFIGKVSGEVRDKLWDKCLESKKFGSVIQIWNSNNEQGFSARAYGLKSKKFVDLDGLILVKDIES, from the coding sequence ATGTTGATAATGATTTTAGAATCTGTACCTCAGTCTTTGAGAGGAGAATTATCTAGATGGATGATTGAGCCACGTACAGGGGTTTTTATTGGTAAAGTATCTGGAGAGGTCAGAGACAAACTATGGGACAAATGTTTGGAATCAAAAAAATTTGGGAGCGTCATTCAGATATGGAATTCTAATAACGAACAGGGATTCTCAGCGAGAGCTTATGGTTTAAAATCAAAAAAATTTGTCGATTTGGATGGATTAATATTAGTTAAAGACATCGAATCATAA